One genomic region from Salvia hispanica cultivar TCC Black 2014 chromosome 2, UniMelb_Shisp_WGS_1.0, whole genome shotgun sequence encodes:
- the LOC125204160 gene encoding ATP-dependent helicase BRM-like isoform X2 gives MQSGGGPQQGGGGGHGRSNAASASASPSSSSSAASAFDQQQQQRQQQQQQQRQSMAQQFLRRPEGNDAILSYQAGTIQGTPGATNFSAASGSTQLPQQPRKFIDLGQQHGSPNITDQSHNRSQGVEQQMLNPIQQAYLQYTFQSAQQTPTLGMQSQQQVRPAMFGSLGKDQEMRMASMKMQELVSMQAANQSQGTSSKKPSEQVVQSDKHADNRHRPMPDQRSESKLNPPPLGGQGIQPAPMQAPQSQQNIMNMPNNQIAMAAQMQAMQALALEHNIDLSHPANANVVAQLIPLMHSRMAAQQKANENSTGIPSVSFGKQHVTSPSVGNDGSPHGNSSSDVSGQSGSSKVKQAVSPSTLGVSSNAALPNNCSSTSAQQFSVPHMPPRQHSSLGHGMPPMHPSQSPGNLSQGVDSFLAKTSVAEASQAQNARQLNRSPQSVTPSNEGDLCNPSTSQGGTSSQMRQLHTGFTKQQLHVLKAQILAFRRLKQKGDVTLPRELLQAITPPPLDLQMQQLLPPPTNAGKDKLAGETVEEHTKHVEYSEKGAGAAKSVAGVVNMKTEGPGDDRAAAAATATIQNSVVAAKEQRFVGPPGKEEPHHIGSSGKCEQESEPGNQKTPVRIDVAADRGKGIASQSSASDPVQVKKPIQASNTSQPKDSSSTRKYHGPLFDFPVFTRKHETLGSSMMNNNSNLILAYDIKDLFADEGGEIHKRKRAEKIGKIDKILAVNLERKRIRPDLVIRLQIESKKLQLVECQTRLRDEIEQQQQEIMAMPDRPYRKFVRLCERQRQELNRQSQANQKATREKQLKSIFHWRKKLLEAHWASRDARTARNRGVHKYHEKMLREFSKMKDDDRNKRMEALKNNDVERYREMLLEQQTNLPGEAAERYAVLSSFLSQTEEYLHKLGSKITATKNQQEVEEAANAAATAARAHGLSEEEVRAAAACARDEVMIRNRFSEMNAPRDSQSVNKYYNLAHAVNERVIRQPSMLRAGTLRDYQLVGLQWMLSLYNNKLNGILADEMGLGKTVQVMALIAHLMEFKGNYGPHLIIVPNAVLVNWKSELHNWLPSVSCIYYVGGKDQRAKLFSQEVLAMKFNVLVTTYEFIMYDRSKLSKIDWKYIIIDEAQRMKDRESVLARDLDRYRCQRRLLLTGTPLQNDLKELWSLLNLLLPEVFDNRKAFHDWFSQPFQKEGPAHEDDWLETEKKVIIIHRLHQILEPFMLRRRVEDVEGSLPPKVSIVLKCRMSAIQGAIYDWIKSTGTLRVDPEDEYRKCQKNQNYQAKTYKTLNNRCMELRKTCNHPLLNYPYFSDFSKDFLVRSCGKLWVLDRVLMKLQRTGHRVLLFSTMTKLLDIMEEYLQWRRLVFRRIDGTTSLEDRESAIVEFNRPGTDCFIFLLSIRAAGRGLNLQSADTVIIYDPDPNPKNEEQAVARAHRIGQTREVKVIYMEAVVGKISSHQKEDEFRSGGVVDSDDDLAGKDRYVGSIESLIRNNIQQYKIDMADEVINAGRFDQRTTHEERRLTLETLLHDEERYQETVHDVPSLHEVNRMIARSEEEVELFDQMDEELDWAEDMTRYDQVPDWLRANTQEVNTTIANLSKKPSKNALYGGMQPPVEVASEISERRRGRPKGKTPIYTELDDENGEFSEASSNDRNEYSVQEEEDGDIGEFEDDESTEAPIVNKDQSEEDAPVSADGYEYQRALDNVRNNSILEEAGSSGCSSHSRKLMRMVSPSVSSQKFGSLSALDGRSGSQSKKLADDLEEGEIAISGDSPMNQQHSGSWIQDRDEGEDEQVLQPKIKRKRSIRLRPRSARAEEKPSDKLSLRRGDPTMLPLQVDNKYKTQASDDRARKVLGDSSCIKSEKIDSSIKSKRNLPSRRNTASVQCVLKSGRVNYESALADDASEQHLTINLDTKVAKGPKTSGPKMSEVILRKCKTVIGKLQRRIDYEGHQIIPQLTELWKRNDYASGDEDSLLDLRKIHNRLDKYEYSGVMGLVSDVQLMLQSSMQFFGFSYEIQVKSPCPSAIVNSR, from the exons ATGCAATCCGGTGGTGGCCCCCAACAGGGTGGAGGCGGTGGCCATGGCCGGAGTAATGCCGCCTCAGCCTCTGCTTCTCCGTCCTCATCGTCATCCGCAGCGTCCGCATTTGATCAGCAGCAACAGCAGAGAcagcaacagcagcagcagcagagaCAG TCGATGGCTCAACAGTTTCTGAGGAGACCTGAAGGGAATGATGCCATTCTGTCGTACCAAGCTGGCACAATACAAGGAACCCCAGGGGCGACCAATTTTTCTGCAGCATCTGGCTCCACACAGCTGCCTCAACAGCCTAGGAAGTTCATTGATTTGGGCCAGCAGCATGGTTCCCCCAATATTACGGACCAAAGTCATAATAGAAGTCAAGGTGTTGAGCAACAGATGTTGAATCCGATACAACAAGCTTATTTGCAGTATACATTTCAGTCAGCCCAACAGACACCTACCTTAGGAATGCAATCGCAGCAGCAGGTGAGACCAGCCATGTTTGGTTCTCTTGGAAAAGATCAAGAAATGAGGATGGCAAGCATGAAAATGCAAGAGCTGGTGTCCATGCAAGCAGCAAATCAGTCTCAGGGTACCTCCTCCAAGAAACCCTCCGAGCAGGTTGTTCAGAGTGATAAACATGCAGATAACAGACACCGCCCTATGCCCGATCAGAGAAGTGAATCCAAACTGAACCCTCCTCCATTAGGCGGTCAGGGAATCCAACCTGCACCTATGCAAGCTCCACAATCTCAGCAAAATATCATGAACATGCCAAACAATCAGATAGCTATGGCTGCACAGATGCAGGCAATGCAGGCATTGGCTCTTGAGCATAATATTGATCTGTCACATCCTGCAAACGCAAATGTGGTTGCGCAGCTTATTCCATTAATGCACTCCAGGATGGCTGCTCAGCAAAAAGCTAATGAAAATAGTACTGGTATCCCTTCTGTATCCTTTGGTAAACAGCATGTTACCTCTCCGTCAGTTGGAAATGACGGTTCTCCCCATGGTAATTCCTCAAGTGACGTGTCAGGACAATCTGGGTCTTCTAAAGTTAAGCAGGCAGTTTCACCTAGTACTCTTGGTGTGAGTTCCAATGCAGCTCTACCTAACAATTGCAGCAGCACTTCTGCCCAACAGTTCTCTGTGCCACATATGCCCCCTAGGCAGCATTCCTCTCTTGGTCATGGAATGCCTCCTATGCATCCTTCGCAGTCACCAGGGAATCTGAGCCAAGGGGTTGACAGTTTTCTTGCAAAAACTTCTGTTGCAGAAGCTTCTCAGGCACAAAATGCCAGACAACTTAATCGGTCTCCTCAATCCGTAACTCCATCTAATGAAGGGGATTTGTGTAATCCATCAACATCTCAGGGGGGAACCAGTTCACAGATGAGACAATTACACACTGGTTTTACCAAGCAGCAGTTGCATGTACTTAAAGCACAGATTCTTGCATTTAGGCGTCTGAAG CAAAAAGGCGATGTAACTTTGCCACGTGAACTGCTCCAAGCTATTACTCCTCCACCACTTGATTTACAGATGCAACAGCTGCTTCCACCTCCCACAAATGCTGGCAAGGACAAATTAGCCGGAGAAACTGTAGAGGAGCACACCAAACATGTGGAGTACAGTGAGAAAGGGGCTGGGGCTGCAAAATCAGTAGCTGGAGTAGTTAATATGAAAACAGAAGGTCCAGGAGATGATAGGGCTGCTGCTGCCGCAACTGCGACCATTCAGAACTCTGTTGTTGCAGCAAAGGAGCAGAGGTTTGTGGGTCCTCCTGGAAAAGAAGAGCCGCATCATATTGGTAGTTCTGGGAAATGCGAACAAGAGTCTGAACCGGGCAATCAGAAAACACCTGTCAGGATTGATGTTGCTGCAGACAGGGGTAAAGGAATTGCCTCACAGTCAAGTGCTTCAGATCCAGTGCAGGTTAAGAAACCCATTCAAGCAAGTAATACATCCCAACCTAAGGATTCTAGTTCAACACGAAAATATCATGGGCCGTTATTTGATTTCCCTGTTTTCACCAGAAAACATGAGACCCTTGGATCCTCTATGATGAACAACAATAGTAACTTGATTTTAGCGTATGATATTAAAGATCTTTTTGCTGATGAAGGTGGAGAGATCCACAAAAGGAAAAGGGCtgaaaaaattgggaaaattgataaaatacttGCTGTGAACTTAGAGAGGAAGAGAATTAGACCAGATCTTGTTATTCGGCTTCAAATTGAATCAAAGAAACTTCAGCTTGTTGAGTGCCAGACACGCTTGAGGGATGAGATTGAGCAACAGCAACAAGAAATAATGGCTATGCCTGATAGACCATACAGGAAATTCGTTCGACTGTGTGAACGTCAGCGCCAGGAGCTTAACCGGCAATCACAGGCTAATCAGAAGGCAACTAGGGAGAAGCAACTAAAATCCATATTCCATTGGCGCAAAAAGCTTCTTGAGGCACATTGGGCTTCTCGTGATGCTCGAACCGCCCGCAATAGAGGAGTGCATAAATATCATGAAAAGATGTTGAGAGAGTTCTCCAAAATGAAGGATGATGATCGCAATAAAAGAATGGAAGCcttgaaaaataatgatgtggAAAGATATAGAGAGATGCTTCTGGAACAACAAACTAACTTACCTGGGGAGGCTGCAGAAAGATATGCTGTTCTCTCATCATTTTTAAGTCAAACTGAGGAGTATCTTCACAAATTGGGCAGTAAAATAACAGCCACTAAAAATCAGCAGGAGGTTGAGGAGGCAGCTAATGCCGCTGCCACCGCTGCACGTGCCCAT GGTCTCTCGGAAGAAGAAGTAAGAGCCGCTGCTGCCTGTGCGAGAGATGAAGTCATGATAAGGAACCGGTTTTCTGAGATGAATGCACCAAGAGATAGTCAGTCTGTTAACAA GTACTACAACCTGGCACATGCTGTGAATGAAAGGGTCATAAGGCAGCCTTCAATGCTACGAGCTGGAACCCTACGAGACTATCAACTT GTTGGTTTGCAGTGGATGCTATCATTAtacaataacaaattaaatggcaTTTTAGCAGATGAGATGGGTCTGGGCAAAACTGTGCAG GTGATGGCCTTGATTGCTCATTTAATGGAATTCAAAGGAAATTATGGCCCTCATCTTATTATTGTTCCCAATGCTGTGCTTGTCAACTGGAAG AGTGAATTGCATAATTGGCTTCCGAGTGTTTCCTGTATATATTATGTTGGTGGGAAAGACCAAAGGGcgaaattattttctcaa GAAGTGCTAGCCATGAAGTTTAATGTGCTTGTAACTACCTATGAGTTCATCATGTATGATCGTTcaaaactttcaaaaattgattggaaatatattataattgatgAAGCACAACGGATGAAGGACAGAGAGTCAGTATTAGCTCGTGATCTTGATAGGTATCGCTGCCAAAGGCGTTTGCTTCTTACAGGGACACCATTGCAG AATGATCTTAAAGAGCTTTGGTCTCTTTTAAACCTACTGCTCCCAGAAGTTTTTGATAATAGAAAAGCATTTCATGATTGGTTCTCTCAACCATTTCAAAAAGAAGGGCCTGCACATGAAGATGACTGGCTCGAGACAGAGAAGAAGGTGATAATTATCCATAGACTACATCAAATATTAGAACCTTTTATGCTTCGGCGGCGTGTTGAAGATGTAGAAGGATCACTTCCTCCAAAG GTCTCGATTGTTTTGAAATGTCGAATGTCTGCAATACAGGGTGCCATTTATGATTGGATTAAATCAACTGGTACTCTTAGGGTTGACCCTGAAGATGAATATCGCAAGTGTCAGAAGAATCAAAATTATCAGGCTAAAACTTACAAAACTTTAAACAATAGATGCATGGAGCTAAGAAAAACTTGCAACCATCCATTGCTAAACTACCCATATTTCAGTGACTTCTCAAAGGATTTTCTTGTGAGGTCTTGTGGAAAATTGTGGGTTCTTGATAGAGTTTTGATGAAGCTTCAGAGAACGGGACATAGGGTACTGCTCTTTAGTACCATGACCAAACTTCTTGATATAATGGAAGAATATTTGCAGTGGCGAAGGCTTGTTTTCAGAAGAATTGATGGGACGACTAGCTTGGAAGACCGCGAAAGTGCTATTGTGGAGTTTAATCGGCCAGGCACTGATTGTTTTATCTTCTTACTTAGCATTCGTGCTGCTGGACGGGGTCTCAATCTTCAGTCTGCTGACACAGTGATTATATATGATCCGGatccaaacccaaaaaatgaGGAACAGGCTGTTGCTCGTGCTCACCGTATTGGGCAGACGAGGGAGGTGAAAGTCATTTACATGGAAGCTGTGGTCGGCAAAATATCCAGTCATCAGAAAGAGGACGAGTTCAGGAGTGGTGGAGTAGTTGATTCAGATGATGACCTTGCTGGCAAGGACCGGTATGTGGGTTCAATTGAGAGCTTGATTCGGAATAATATTCAACAGTATAAGATTGACATGGCTGATGAAGTTATAAATGCTGGGCGGTTTGACCAGAGGACTACACATGAAGAGAGACGACTAACTTTAGAAACACTGTTGCATGATGAAGAAAGATACCAAGAAACAGTTCACGACGTTCCTTCTCTTCACGAGGTAAACCGTATGATTGCTCGGAGTGAGGAAGAAGTAGAGCTCTTTGATCAAATGGATGAAGAACTTGACTGGGCAGAGGACATGACTCGATATGATCAGGTCCCTGATTGGCTTCGTGCTAATACACAAGAAGTAAATACCACAATTGCTAATTTATCAAAGAAGCCATCAAAGAATGCTTTATATGGTGGGATGCAACCTCCTGTTGAAGTGGCTTCTGAGATTTCTGAGAGGAGGAGAGGGCGGCCTAAGGGAAAGACTCCTATTTATACTGAATTAGATGATGAAAATGGAGAATTTTCTGAAGCAAGCTCCAATGATAGAAATGAATACTCtgttcaagaagaagaagatggagaCATTGGGGAGTTTGAAGATGATGAATCCACTGAAGCGCCTATAGTTAATAAGGATCAATCAGAAGAAGATGCTCCTGTTTCTGCTGATGGATATGAATACCAAAGAGCTTTGGATAATGTCAGAAACAATAGCATACTTGAAGAAGCAGGCTCTTCTGGGTGCTCTTCGCACAGTAGGAAGTTAATGCGCATGGTCTCACCTTCCGTGTCTTCTCAAAAGTTTGGATCACTTTCTGCATTAGATGGCAGGTCCGGCTCCCAATCAAAGAAATTG GCAGATGACTTAGAAGAAGGAGAGATTGCCATATCTGGAGATTCTCCTATGAACCAGCAGCACTCAGGTAGCTGGATCCAAGATCGTGATGAAGGTGAAGATGAACAGGTCTTGCAGCCCAAGATAAAACGAAAACGGAGTATTCGGCTTCGCCCGCGGTCTGCTAGGGCAGAAGAGAAGCCTAGTGACAAGTTATCTCTTCGTCGTGGTGATCCTACTATGTTACCACTACAGGTAGATAATAAATACAAGACTCAAGCAAGTGATGACCGTGCCCGTAAAGTTCTTGGAGATTCTAGTTGTATTAAATCAGAGAAAATTGATTCATCTATCAAGAGCAAAAGAAATCTACCATCAAGGAGAAATACAGCTAGTGTGCAATGTGTTCTTAAATCTGGGAGAGTGAACTATGAGTCTGCTCTTGCAGATGATGCCTCTGAACAACACCTCACAATAAACTTGGACACTAAAGTTGCGAAGGGGCCTAAAACTAGTGGCCCTAAGATGTCGGAGGTCATCCTGAGAAAG TGCAAGACTGTTATAGGCAAGCTTCAGAGAAGAATAGATTATGAAGGTCATCAAATAATACCACAGCTAACTGAACTGTGGAAAAGAAATGATTACGCCAGTGGGGATGAAGATAGCCTTTTGGATTTGAGAAAGATTCATAACCGTCTTGACAAATATGAGTATAGTGGAGTCATGGGGCTTGTTTCTGACGTGCAGCTTATGTTGCAGTCTAGCATGcagttttttggtttttcataTGAG ATACAGGTCAAGAGTCCATGTCCTTCTGCAATTGTAAATTCTAG GTGA